One genomic region from Chthonomonas calidirosea T49 encodes:
- a CDS encoding efflux RND transporter periplasmic adaptor subunit has product MVLLPIIGLVGMAFWHGHISSAEATASQSQPTRSNTAITAPVEKVALTTLPDTIEVTGNISPIVQTDIAPKITARILSLPVHEGSHVTTGEVLAVLDTRDLDASIAQAEAGVLAAQAAYRGAQMAEQMEGKVDNAQIAAAQAQLREAQAALAAAKAKQQLVDTGPRKQERAQAALAVAQAKAQLVLAERDLHRMAELYNEGAISAQQYDTYQSRYEVAKAQYESALQQQSLVNEGSRSEEKQAAAEAVRQAESAVRRAEAGLREAEAAAAKAQVRHEQTQNALATLQQSRVALQLARITRSYAVLRAPFDGVITQKLADVGAMAMPGVPILREEGTQYRLELNVPESALPAVNVGKPLEVQIDALGNRHLFGIVTEIAPQGDPSSHTFIVKVLLPAERDVRTGMFGRVKLPIGAERRLLVPASAVMEREGLHYVYVVDSQNVIHLRLVTLGSAYGKSLEVLSGLNPGERIVADISSPKLQDGMQIRPTEEGR; this is encoded by the coding sequence GTGGTTCTGCTCCCTATCATCGGTTTGGTAGGTATGGCTTTTTGGCACGGACATATCTCCTCCGCCGAGGCTACTGCCTCACAAAGCCAACCTACAAGGAGCAATACAGCGATTACAGCCCCTGTGGAGAAGGTAGCCCTAACAACATTGCCAGACACGATAGAGGTAACAGGCAACATCAGCCCCATTGTTCAGACCGACATTGCGCCCAAGATAACAGCGCGCATCCTCTCGTTACCGGTACATGAAGGAAGCCATGTGACGACGGGCGAGGTGCTCGCGGTTCTGGATACCCGCGATCTCGATGCGAGTATCGCTCAAGCAGAAGCCGGTGTTCTCGCAGCGCAGGCAGCCTATCGAGGGGCGCAAATGGCGGAACAGATGGAAGGCAAAGTAGATAATGCCCAAATTGCGGCGGCACAGGCCCAGTTGCGCGAAGCCCAGGCCGCCTTAGCAGCAGCAAAAGCAAAGCAGCAGTTGGTAGATACAGGCCCACGCAAGCAGGAGCGTGCTCAGGCGGCTCTCGCAGTGGCACAAGCGAAAGCCCAACTCGTTCTTGCCGAACGTGACCTCCACCGCATGGCAGAGCTTTACAACGAAGGAGCTATCTCAGCTCAGCAGTACGATACTTATCAAAGCCGCTATGAGGTCGCCAAGGCACAGTATGAGAGCGCTCTGCAGCAACAGAGCCTCGTTAACGAAGGAAGCCGTTCTGAAGAGAAGCAGGCGGCGGCAGAGGCCGTACGTCAGGCGGAGTCCGCCGTTCGTCGGGCAGAAGCCGGCCTTCGTGAGGCCGAAGCGGCCGCAGCTAAAGCGCAGGTGAGGCACGAACAGACGCAAAACGCTCTTGCCACTTTACAGCAGAGCCGAGTGGCGCTTCAGCTCGCCCGTATCACGCGCAGCTATGCAGTCCTACGCGCGCCTTTCGATGGCGTGATCACTCAGAAGCTAGCGGATGTCGGTGCCATGGCTATGCCCGGTGTCCCCATCCTTCGTGAAGAGGGCACACAGTATCGCTTAGAGCTGAACGTGCCGGAAAGTGCCCTGCCCGCCGTTAATGTAGGAAAGCCCTTGGAGGTGCAGATAGATGCCTTAGGGAATAGGCACCTCTTCGGCATCGTAACCGAGATCGCGCCCCAGGGTGACCCTAGCAGCCACACTTTTATCGTGAAAGTGTTGCTGCCTGCAGAGAGGGATGTTCGAACGGGCATGTTCGGTCGTGTGAAACTCCCCATCGGAGCCGAACGACGTCTGCTTGTACCTGCCAGCGCCGTTATGGAGCGTGAAGGACTGCACTACGTCTATGTCGTCGACTCGCAGAACGTGATCCATCTCCGACTGGTGACGCTAGGATCTGCTTACGGAAAGAGCCTTGAGGTGCTTTCGGGACTTAATCCAGGAGAGCGCATTGTCGCTGATATCTCATCTCCAAAACTGCAGGATGGCATGCAAATAAGACCTACAGAGGAGGGCAGGTAA
- the nfi gene encoding deoxyribonuclease V (cleaves DNA at apurinic or apyrimidinic sites) gives MIQHAWNLTPQEAVQLQKKLAEKVRVEPLDVENVRLVAGCDISFSAHASAEAPVFAGIVVLERPQLTLKERVGVRTVASFPYIPGLLSFRESPPLLEAWARLSTHPDVLIADGQGLAHPRRFGIACHLGLLLNMPSIGVAKSLLVGHHEAVPNDVGAWQPVVDRGEVVGAALRLKQNVAPIYVSVGHRVDLMSAIRLVLQCRGLTRLPEPTRQAHLYVNALRRGEIPLD, from the coding sequence ATGATCCAGCATGCTTGGAACCTAACCCCTCAGGAGGCTGTTCAACTTCAGAAAAAGTTAGCCGAAAAAGTGCGCGTGGAGCCTTTGGATGTCGAGAACGTTAGGCTGGTGGCTGGCTGTGACATCTCTTTTTCTGCTCATGCCTCTGCGGAGGCGCCTGTTTTTGCTGGCATTGTGGTACTTGAACGCCCTCAACTCACTCTGAAAGAGCGAGTAGGGGTTCGCACGGTTGCTTCGTTTCCCTATATTCCCGGCCTTCTCTCTTTTCGAGAATCGCCTCCTTTGCTCGAGGCTTGGGCCCGTCTCTCAACCCATCCCGATGTTCTCATTGCGGACGGGCAAGGTCTCGCCCATCCGCGCCGTTTCGGAATCGCCTGCCATCTTGGGCTTCTATTGAACATGCCGAGTATTGGGGTGGCCAAGAGTCTGCTTGTGGGGCATCATGAAGCGGTTCCAAACGATGTTGGTGCTTGGCAACCCGTTGTGGATCGCGGTGAGGTGGTTGGTGCAGCGCTTCGCCTAAAACAGAATGTCGCTCCGATCTATGTATCGGTGGGGCATCGGGTAGACCTTATGAGCGCCATACGACTTGTGCTCCAATGTAGAGGCCTCACGCGCCTGCCCGAGCCTACCCGGCAAGCGCATCTCTATGTCAATGCCCTGCGTCGGGGTGAGATACCTTTGGACTAA
- a CDS encoding ArsR/SmtB family transcription factor, which translates to MTQAETKETLIDLETLQRVAPIIRNAAHPLRLRILDYLQHAGGERNVSQIVEAAEAEQAVVSQQLRILKDQGILSARREGTNVYYRIADPSVLLLLDCIRHHKK; encoded by the coding sequence ATGACACAGGCAGAAACGAAAGAAACCCTCATTGACCTAGAGACGCTTCAACGTGTGGCGCCGATCATTCGGAATGCTGCCCATCCACTGCGCCTCCGCATTCTCGACTATCTTCAACATGCCGGCGGAGAGCGCAACGTAAGCCAGATCGTGGAGGCGGCAGAGGCAGAACAGGCCGTTGTGAGCCAACAACTGCGAATCCTTAAAGACCAAGGCATTCTCAGCGCACGTCGAGAGGGCACCAATGTCTACTATCGGATCGCCGATCCGAGCGTTTTGCTCTTGCTCGATTGTATCCGTCACCACAAAAAGTAG
- a CDS encoding Gfo/Idh/MocA family protein → MHTYGVGIVGYGFIGKVHTHAYLSLPLFYDPLPAKLRLVGVCTATEESRKKAQEQAGFLFATGDYQALLERKDIQIINVCAPNDLHYPILRDALKAGKHIYCDKPLALTKEEAEEIAALARTVPTVQQMTFNYRFVPAILRARQLAESGFLGELFSFRAAYLHAGYIDPRRPYTWRMDRARSGGGAIADLGAHIFDLVRFLVGPPLPIGRAGEFQRVSARLQTVITERLDVKSGQMRKVDVDDIALVQAQLVGGAYGSLEASRLATGAQDEIRLELHGSQGALRFNLMDPNWLDVYDATPPEEALGGRRGFQRIECVSRYPKPYAFGVTKNSVGWIQFHIHSLFDFISNVAQHEDGKAPSPLSPTFEDGLAAQKLITACQNSDERGGIWVTI, encoded by the coding sequence ATGCACACATACGGTGTTGGAATCGTAGGATACGGGTTTATCGGAAAAGTACATACACATGCCTACTTGTCGTTGCCCCTGTTTTACGATCCGCTGCCGGCTAAATTGCGTTTAGTGGGAGTTTGTACGGCAACCGAGGAGAGCCGGAAAAAGGCGCAAGAGCAGGCCGGATTCCTGTTTGCGACAGGCGATTACCAGGCTTTGTTAGAGCGCAAGGATATTCAGATCATCAACGTCTGTGCTCCCAACGATCTCCACTATCCTATTTTACGGGACGCCCTAAAGGCAGGCAAACATATCTACTGCGACAAGCCGCTCGCCCTAACAAAAGAGGAGGCGGAAGAGATAGCCGCCTTAGCACGCACCGTTCCCACCGTGCAGCAGATGACCTTCAACTATCGTTTCGTGCCGGCGATTCTACGGGCGCGCCAGCTCGCCGAATCGGGATTTTTAGGCGAACTGTTCAGTTTTCGTGCAGCTTATCTCCACGCAGGCTATATTGACCCCCGTCGCCCTTACACCTGGCGCATGGATAGAGCACGAAGCGGCGGAGGCGCTATCGCCGACCTAGGTGCACACATCTTTGACCTCGTCCGATTCTTAGTAGGGCCGCCGCTTCCGATAGGGCGTGCTGGAGAGTTTCAACGGGTTAGTGCCCGCCTTCAAACGGTGATCACAGAGAGACTGGATGTAAAGAGCGGTCAGATGCGCAAAGTAGATGTGGACGATATCGCGCTGGTGCAGGCTCAGTTGGTAGGAGGTGCTTATGGAAGTTTGGAGGCGTCTCGTTTGGCGACTGGAGCTCAGGATGAGATTCGCTTAGAACTCCATGGAAGTCAGGGCGCTTTGCGCTTCAATTTGATGGACCCTAACTGGCTCGATGTCTACGATGCCACTCCGCCGGAAGAGGCGCTGGGAGGCAGGCGCGGTTTTCAGCGCATCGAATGCGTCTCGCGCTACCCTAAACCCTATGCCTTTGGCGTTACCAAGAACAGCGTCGGTTGGATACAGTTTCATATTCATAGCCTCTTTGACTTCATATCGAATGTCGCCCAGCACGAAGACGGGAAGGCCCCGTCACCACTATCTCCTACCTTCGAGGATGGCTTGGCAGCCCAGAAACTGATCACAGCCTGCCAAAATTCCGATGAACGCGGTGGCATATGGGTTACGATCTAA
- a CDS encoding PD-(D/E)XK nuclease family protein, with translation MTERSSRRPSLELVLGPAGAGKTLYAVRRYRSEPARTLFITATQVQADRALMLLEAKASPNTVMSLQEFIGRLMEGSGVEMVGRSFQRLLLQDIIERWLYQDDYLAPMRFYDGFLSAMLEQIREWKLSGLSPEDIQAMGPMAVEETGNPREADKFLELARLYGAYERFLKQHRRQDAEGMLLLAKERLQAGPVRWLESFDTLILDGFYSLYPAQSTLLTMLAERFTQMQFLVTLLYDPERPLLFASAEPTIRRLKADFQCRETFLNMAQPPLSVADVLALCLFHETRSKPLADANLEPILLFDAPDVYMEAEMVARAFQNLHDTGKYQWSDFAVVVRNVQAYAPTLVSVFERYGVPIGTFGGEPVAENPLIRSLITFLDIVRHDWPRDAVLTFFKSSYTQPSYEDVERLRLLANEKGIRQGKEEWAALLPDLAPSSAQLLDTMLNRSERLLQAQSVQHLAEEIEILFEDFGLKEAIELGEPLQQRRDQEACRVAMETLYSMADMMYLTDREQMPFGDFVERLISAWHNSTVVVGLGEDQVWISEPYDIHQRRPRVVAVMGLLERLFPRRLTENPFLPDAVRRRLYEQTGLYLAPREARVNEERLLFYLAVTAPSERLILSYPRSSGEADTLPSFYLEEVKQALESRPELLHVISRRLADVAPRSEDAGSWRERLLNLCVPLFDPAVSEERRAEVQTVVKRLCAENLSAVELLHAVAESRFLPPLPRVEEETTRTWIREKTRRCSLAELEVYALCPFRHFLQYRLQLRVNIQTSFAMLQAKLLRDVLYRAFSELSVADGQPLEEALLEKALKAELQNLVADISPHRKRLLWQGLMRLLKAIADKEQFYSRCLPLQPLYFRLAFGVPHANSAMYDPNSSAQPLIIPDPQGGEPLALYGVVDRIDREANGDFVFLMDYTTAPPPSLSDITSGKAIRWPLMMLALERLFGMKVGGLCIDFAAQNARTRLFRTSRVAFQRFKLIPEREKGDQVQPLNDEQYKAMQQAAIESAIHHANAMRQGYVAARPGTHCRFCPYSDICRTTPQGHDGEPLYRLAGASRADDGSTGEMDSA, from the coding sequence ATGACTGAGCGAAGTTCAAGGAGGCCCTCTCTGGAGTTAGTTCTCGGGCCGGCTGGCGCCGGTAAGACGCTCTATGCTGTAAGACGTTATCGGAGCGAGCCGGCCCGCACGCTTTTCATCACAGCAACCCAGGTGCAGGCGGATCGCGCCCTTATGCTACTGGAGGCGAAAGCATCACCAAACACAGTGATGTCCTTGCAAGAGTTCATTGGTCGTCTCATGGAGGGTAGTGGCGTTGAGATGGTGGGACGTTCGTTTCAGCGCTTGCTCCTTCAAGATATCATCGAAAGATGGCTCTATCAGGACGATTACCTCGCCCCCATGCGTTTTTATGACGGCTTCCTCTCTGCCATGCTCGAACAGATTCGAGAGTGGAAGCTTTCGGGGCTTTCGCCAGAAGACATACAAGCCATGGGGCCAATGGCTGTGGAGGAGACGGGAAATCCGCGCGAAGCAGATAAGTTTCTCGAACTTGCAAGGCTCTATGGGGCCTACGAGAGGTTTCTAAAGCAACATCGCCGACAGGATGCCGAGGGCATGCTGCTACTGGCAAAAGAGCGCTTGCAAGCGGGGCCCGTACGTTGGTTAGAAAGCTTCGATACCCTGATTTTAGATGGCTTTTATTCCCTCTATCCCGCCCAAAGCACCCTGCTGACGATGCTGGCGGAGCGCTTTACGCAAATGCAGTTCCTAGTGACTCTGCTCTACGATCCAGAGCGACCTCTGCTCTTTGCTTCGGCGGAGCCGACGATCCGGCGATTAAAGGCCGACTTTCAGTGCCGTGAGACGTTTCTCAACATGGCTCAGCCCCCCTTGTCGGTTGCAGATGTGTTAGCTCTGTGTCTTTTTCATGAAACGCGCTCTAAGCCTTTGGCAGATGCGAATCTAGAGCCTATTCTCCTCTTTGATGCCCCTGATGTCTATATGGAAGCGGAGATGGTGGCGCGTGCCTTTCAAAATCTGCACGACACAGGGAAGTATCAATGGAGCGATTTTGCTGTGGTGGTGCGCAATGTCCAAGCCTATGCGCCGACTCTTGTCTCCGTTTTTGAGCGTTATGGCGTTCCCATAGGTACCTTCGGAGGCGAACCCGTTGCCGAGAATCCGCTAATACGTAGCCTCATCACCTTTCTTGATATTGTACGACACGACTGGCCTCGCGATGCCGTGCTAACGTTTTTCAAGTCCTCTTATACCCAACCGTCCTATGAGGATGTGGAGCGGTTAAGGCTGCTTGCTAATGAGAAGGGAATAAGGCAAGGCAAAGAAGAGTGGGCAGCCCTGTTGCCGGATCTCGCGCCATCCTCCGCTCAACTTCTCGATACGATGTTGAATCGATCCGAGCGGTTGCTGCAGGCACAGAGCGTTCAGCATTTAGCCGAGGAGATAGAGATCCTGTTTGAGGATTTCGGTCTCAAAGAGGCTATTGAGCTCGGTGAACCTTTGCAACAGAGACGCGACCAGGAGGCTTGCCGTGTGGCTATGGAAACTCTTTACTCCATGGCCGATATGATGTATCTTACCGACCGGGAACAGATGCCTTTTGGCGATTTTGTCGAGAGGCTCATCTCGGCATGGCATAATAGTACGGTTGTAGTAGGGTTGGGAGAAGACCAGGTCTGGATTTCGGAGCCGTATGATATTCATCAAAGGCGGCCTCGTGTTGTAGCTGTAATGGGACTTTTAGAGCGCCTATTTCCGCGTCGCCTTACCGAGAACCCCTTCTTACCGGATGCTGTGCGCCGTCGGTTGTATGAACAAACAGGTCTTTACCTGGCACCACGTGAGGCGCGTGTCAATGAAGAACGCTTACTGTTCTACTTAGCGGTCACAGCCCCTTCAGAACGCCTTATTCTCTCCTACCCGCGGAGCAGTGGAGAGGCCGATACGCTTCCCTCTTTCTATCTGGAGGAGGTGAAGCAAGCGCTTGAATCTCGTCCGGAGCTGCTACATGTGATCTCACGCCGTTTGGCCGATGTGGCGCCGCGTTCGGAAGATGCCGGCTCGTGGCGTGAGCGCCTCCTGAATCTCTGTGTGCCTCTGTTCGACCCGGCGGTTTCGGAAGAGCGGAGGGCGGAGGTACAAACGGTGGTGAAGCGGTTGTGCGCCGAGAATCTGTCGGCGGTCGAGCTTTTGCATGCTGTGGCCGAATCCCGATTTCTGCCCCCACTGCCGCGTGTAGAGGAAGAGACAACGCGAACATGGATTCGTGAGAAGACAAGACGTTGTTCGCTCGCCGAGCTTGAAGTCTATGCGCTTTGTCCCTTCCGTCACTTCCTGCAGTACCGCCTACAACTGAGAGTAAACATCCAAACCAGCTTCGCTATGCTACAAGCGAAGTTGCTTCGTGATGTTTTATACCGTGCCTTCTCTGAACTATCGGTTGCCGATGGGCAGCCGCTTGAAGAAGCTCTTCTAGAAAAAGCTTTGAAGGCCGAGCTTCAAAATCTTGTTGCCGACATCTCGCCGCACCGTAAACGTCTCTTATGGCAGGGGCTGATGCGTCTCCTAAAGGCTATTGCAGATAAGGAGCAGTTTTATAGCCGGTGCTTGCCCCTTCAGCCTCTCTATTTTCGTCTGGCGTTCGGTGTACCGCATGCAAATTCGGCCATGTACGATCCGAACTCTTCGGCACAGCCACTGATAATTCCCGACCCGCAGGGTGGAGAGCCGCTTGCGCTTTATGGTGTTGTGGATCGGATAGATAGAGAAGCCAATGGCGATTTCGTTTTTTTGATGGACTACACAACCGCGCCGCCCCCGTCCTTGTCGGATATCACAAGCGGTAAGGCGATTCGATGGCCACTGATGATGCTAGCCCTAGAGCGTCTTTTTGGGATGAAGGTAGGAGGACTCTGCATTGATTTCGCAGCCCAAAACGCGCGTACTCGCCTCTTTCGTACAAGCAGGGTAGCTTTTCAGCGATTCAAGCTGATCCCAGAGCGTGAGAAAGGAGACCAAGTTCAGCCGTTAAACGACGAGCAGTATAAGGCCATGCAGCAGGCTGCCATTGAATCTGCCATCCATCATGCGAACGCCATGCGGCAGGGCTATGTGGCGGCAAGACCGGGAACCCACTGTCGTTTTTGTCCCTATTCTGACATCTGTCGCACGACGCCTCAGGGACACGATGGCGAACCGTTGTACCGGTTAGCGGGTGCATCAAGGGCAGATGATGGTTCAACAGGGGAAATGGACTCGGCATAG
- a CDS encoding response regulator transcription factor: MNILIVEDDKSVARFLQQALTEAGYTTQVVEDGETALHLAVSIAFDLILLDVMLPRKDGFALCKELRAASVTTPILIITARDTLEDKIEGLDSGADDYIVKPCQIGELLARVRALLRRGTSSPPVLRVADLTLDPATRKVCRQGKTIHLSMTEFALLEYLMRNAGRVVTRLMILEHVWQYDFEGNDNVLDVYISYLRSKIDRGFARPLIHTVRGVGYRLEG; this comes from the coding sequence TAGAGGACGATAAGAGCGTCGCCCGCTTTCTACAGCAAGCCCTTACTGAGGCCGGCTATACCACACAGGTTGTCGAAGATGGGGAGACTGCACTCCACTTGGCCGTGAGCATCGCCTTCGATCTTATCCTTCTCGACGTCATGCTGCCCCGCAAGGATGGCTTTGCCCTTTGTAAGGAGTTGCGGGCGGCCTCGGTTACCACCCCCATCCTCATCATCACCGCTCGTGACACGCTAGAAGACAAAATTGAAGGGCTTGATAGCGGTGCCGATGACTACATCGTTAAACCTTGCCAGATAGGTGAACTGTTGGCAAGAGTACGCGCACTTCTACGGCGCGGTACCTCTAGCCCACCGGTGCTTCGCGTTGCCGATCTCACTTTAGACCCGGCCACCCGAAAAGTCTGCCGCCAGGGAAAAACCATCCATCTCTCTATGACGGAGTTCGCCCTCCTGGAATATCTCATGCGGAATGCAGGGCGCGTGGTAACACGCTTAATGATTCTGGAACATGTCTGGCAGTACGACTTTGAAGGCAACGATAATGTGCTCGATGTCTATATTAGCTACCTGCGCAGCAAGATTGACCGTGGTTTTGCCCGCCCACTCATTCACACGGTACGTGGCGTAGGCTACCGTTTGGAGGGCTAA
- a CDS encoding histidine kinase dimerization/phospho-acceptor domain-containing protein: MLFNSMRWRMTLVFSGATAILLLIACYVTIRYSRITMERSADILLQTAAKKVRHELAHLQPNETTLYELTEQERDLTEENIALQMLNSHGKLVWSSTSQMPVWPWGDRDDWRGTSFRFGSGTIVIGLPWLKHERSQERLEITLIVLSLFIFFTVTGGAWLLVGRTLSPIGRLAGQARSASVERMRVHLTAPSKDVEIVELVVTLNGLLDRLAESAAARGRFYAAVSHELRTPLQALYGHLELALQRPRSETEYRVYVEEALAQTRRLAALVRDLLLLNRIEMAPTPSSEALDLVEICERQLVHYASLAAKRHLQLHTEFPPFLEIIAPTNHAEMLVRNLVENALKYAKEGGQVRIALKSSTPGTDLEIFNECTPLAPSELERLTEPFYRPDSSRNTATGGNGLGLTICKAIADTCGWSLELCSVPTGFLCRVHFPC, from the coding sequence ATGCTTTTTAACTCCATGCGTTGGCGCATGACCCTGGTGTTTTCCGGAGCTACAGCCATCCTTTTGCTCATTGCCTGCTACGTTACCATCCGTTACTCTCGAATCACCATGGAGCGTAGCGCCGACATTCTCCTCCAGACGGCTGCGAAAAAAGTACGACACGAGCTCGCCCACCTACAGCCAAACGAGACCACCCTCTACGAGCTTACCGAACAGGAGCGTGACCTTACAGAAGAGAATATCGCCTTGCAGATGCTGAATTCACATGGCAAACTTGTGTGGTCGTCCACCTCGCAAATGCCGGTTTGGCCTTGGGGGGATAGAGATGATTGGCGAGGAACGTCGTTTCGCTTTGGCTCCGGTACCATTGTCATTGGGCTGCCCTGGCTTAAACACGAACGATCTCAAGAGCGTTTAGAGATAACATTAATTGTGTTAAGTCTTTTTATTTTCTTTACAGTAACCGGTGGTGCTTGGCTTTTGGTAGGCCGTACGCTCTCGCCTATCGGCCGTTTGGCGGGGCAAGCACGCTCGGCATCGGTGGAACGTATGCGCGTTCATCTCACAGCTCCTTCGAAGGACGTTGAGATCGTCGAGCTTGTGGTCACTCTCAACGGCCTACTCGACCGCCTTGCCGAATCGGCGGCAGCCCGTGGGCGTTTCTATGCTGCTGTCTCTCATGAGCTGCGAACGCCTCTCCAAGCGCTTTACGGCCATCTAGAACTGGCCCTACAGCGCCCACGCAGTGAAACAGAATATCGTGTCTACGTAGAGGAGGCACTCGCTCAAACACGCCGGCTCGCCGCGCTTGTTCGTGATCTCCTTCTATTAAACCGTATTGAGATGGCTCCTACCCCCTCCAGCGAGGCCCTAGACCTTGTGGAAATCTGCGAACGCCAACTTGTCCATTATGCCTCTTTGGCGGCCAAACGCCATCTTCAACTCCATACAGAATTTCCGCCATTCCTTGAGATTATAGCCCCTACCAACCACGCCGAGATGCTGGTAAGAAACTTGGTGGAAAACGCACTTAAATACGCCAAAGAAGGTGGTCAGGTACGCATCGCCTTAAAGTCCTCTACCCCAGGCACCGATCTGGAGATTTTCAACGAGTGCACCCCTCTCGCCCCAAGCGAGTTGGAGCGTCTTACGGAACCTTTCTATCGGCCCGATAGTTCCCGAAACACGGCCACCGGCGGTAATGGACTCGGCCTCACCATCTGCAAAGCCATTGCAGATACGTGCGGCTGGAGCCTAGAGCTATGCTCCGTTCCTACCGGTTTCCTATGCCGAGTCCATTTCCCCTGTTGA